One Edaphobacter bradus DNA window includes the following coding sequences:
- a CDS encoding MOSC domain-containing protein: MKTVGTVESLWRYPVKSMRGQQLESAFAGFSGIYGDRIYAFHDDGAPAGFPYLTGREREHMLLFQPRFRNPDRATKPENQNEAEALAPGVTPVYASPDDLTVDVQTPDGTTIAIDDPALLHLLSKGLRERHHLRLMRSDRSLTDCRPLSLFSLQTVERLGDELGIPLDKRRFRANLYLDLGSSEGFTEDQFVGHTLSIGDKVMLAIVDRDPRCKMITLDPDTVEPNPEVMKRVAREHEGKAGIYAAVLVEGTIRPGDEIRLVN, translated from the coding sequence ATGAAAACCGTAGGAACGGTTGAAAGCCTGTGGCGTTACCCTGTCAAGAGCATGCGCGGCCAACAGCTGGAGAGCGCCTTTGCGGGCTTCTCCGGCATCTACGGCGATCGCATCTACGCCTTCCACGACGATGGAGCCCCCGCAGGATTTCCCTATCTCACCGGCCGCGAACGGGAACACATGCTCCTCTTCCAGCCTCGGTTTCGCAACCCCGACCGGGCGACGAAGCCCGAAAATCAAAACGAGGCAGAGGCACTCGCCCCCGGCGTCACTCCCGTCTATGCCAGCCCGGACGATCTCACTGTGGATGTCCAGACACCCGATGGGACCACCATCGCCATCGATGACCCAGCTCTCCTTCATCTGTTGAGCAAGGGCCTCCGCGAACGCCATCACCTTCGCCTCATGCGCTCGGACCGCTCCCTCACCGACTGCCGCCCGCTCTCGCTCTTCTCCCTCCAAACCGTCGAGCGGCTTGGCGATGAGCTGGGCATTCCGCTCGACAAGCGCCGCTTCCGCGCCAATCTCTACCTCGACCTCGGCAGCAGCGAAGGCTTCACCGAAGATCAGTTCGTCGGCCACACCCTCAGCATCGGCGACAAGGTCATGCTCGCTATCGTGGACCGGGACCCACGCTGCAAGATGATCACCCTCGACCCCGACACCGTCGAGCCCAACCCGGAGGTTATGAAACGGGTCGCTCGAGAGCACGAGGGGAAGGCCGGAATCTACGCCGCGGTTCTGGTTGAGGGCACGATTCGCCCCGGCGACGAGATCCGTCTCGTCAACTGA
- a CDS encoding threonine synthase — MPTIAYLECSRCHHHVSADTPQTLCPVCAGSLYVHYDMDQLKKTAKRDDIAARAAASPASLGMWRYSSVLPSGAPDNPVAPVTLGEGWTPMLKSKRYSSLYIKEEGANPTGTFKARGLGLAVTMAKHYGLKHLAVPSAGNAAGALAAYAAAAGIAAHIFMPQDVPFANYVEGIAYGADVTMVDGLISDCARIVGERIKAQKEAGTPASETWFDISTLKEPFRVEGKKTMGYELVEQLGWTYPDAVFYPTGGGVGLIGMWKAFEEMEALGWVSGKRPKMYALQASGCAPVVKAFDEHKPASEFFQNAATFAAGLRVPKPYGDYIILDILAQSGGKAIATDDEKILASILDWAKHEGIFLSPEGAAATAAYDQLLASGELKPTDKVVLFNTGAGLKYTDMTAEAMHLRRPGTLPTSLPVGGIITPQ, encoded by the coding sequence ATGCCCACAATCGCCTATCTCGAGTGCTCTCGCTGCCACCACCACGTCTCGGCTGACACCCCGCAGACGCTCTGCCCCGTCTGCGCCGGCTCCCTCTACGTCCACTACGACATGGACCAGCTCAAAAAGACCGCAAAGCGCGACGACATAGCCGCCAGGGCCGCCGCCAGCCCGGCGAGCCTCGGCATGTGGCGCTACTCGAGCGTCCTGCCCAGCGGTGCGCCTGACAATCCGGTCGCCCCGGTCACGCTCGGCGAAGGCTGGACGCCCATGCTCAAGAGCAAGCGTTACTCCAGCCTCTACATTAAGGAAGAAGGAGCCAACCCGACCGGAACCTTCAAGGCCCGCGGCCTCGGCCTCGCCGTCACCATGGCGAAGCACTACGGCCTCAAGCACCTCGCCGTCCCCTCGGCGGGCAACGCCGCCGGAGCCCTCGCCGCCTATGCCGCAGCCGCCGGAATCGCGGCCCACATCTTCATGCCCCAGGACGTTCCCTTCGCCAACTACGTCGAAGGCATCGCCTACGGAGCCGACGTCACCATGGTCGACGGCCTCATCAGCGACTGCGCCCGTATCGTAGGCGAGCGGATCAAGGCCCAGAAGGAAGCGGGCACACCCGCCAGCGAAACCTGGTTCGACATCTCGACCCTCAAAGAGCCCTTCCGCGTCGAGGGCAAGAAAACCATGGGCTACGAGCTAGTCGAACAGCTCGGCTGGACCTACCCCGACGCCGTCTTCTACCCCACCGGCGGAGGCGTAGGCCTCATCGGCATGTGGAAGGCCTTCGAAGAGATGGAAGCCCTCGGCTGGGTCTCTGGCAAACGTCCAAAGATGTACGCCCTCCAAGCCTCCGGCTGCGCTCCCGTCGTCAAAGCCTTCGACGAACACAAGCCCGCCAGCGAGTTCTTCCAGAACGCCGCCACCTTCGCCGCCGGACTCCGCGTCCCCAAGCCCTACGGCGACTACATCATCCTCGACATCCTCGCCCAGTCCGGCGGCAAAGCCATCGCCACCGACGACGAGAAGATACTTGCCAGCATCCTCGACTGGGCGAAACACGAAGGCATCTTCCTTTCACCCGAAGGAGCCGCCGCCACCGCCGCCTACGACCAGCTCCTCGCCTCAGGCGAGCTCAAGCCAACCGACAAGGTCGTCCTCTTCAACACCGGAGCCGGCCTAAAGTACACCGACATGACCGCCGAGGCCATGCACCTCCGCCGACCAGGAACCCTGCCCACAAGCCTCCCCGTAGGAGGAATCATCACGCCGCAGTGA
- a CDS encoding rod shape-determining protein — MSSNNFQTRYSRIHNMRSLFSLFSSDLAIDLGTANTLVFAAGKGIIVNEPSIIAVNKVTNEVEAVGKEAKEMLGRTPGNIVAIKPMKDGVIADFRHTEKMLNYFIQKAHNRKMMVHPRIVIGVPSEITQVEKRAVMDSAYRAKASEVHLVEQAMVAAIGAGLPITEPGGNMVVDIGGGTTDIAVISLAGIVYSRSVRMAGNQMDEAVITYLKRKYNLLIGERTGEQIKMQLGSAYPLDKPLSMEVKGRNLIEGVPKTITIDDSEIREALSECIATIINAIRVALERTPPELSADISDRGIVLTGGGALIKNLDRRIREETGLPVSIADDPLASVVLGTGKMLSDFKLLRKISID; from the coding sequence ATGTCTTCCAACAACTTTCAGACGCGTTACTCCCGCATCCACAATATGCGGTCCCTATTCAGCCTTTTTTCGAGCGATCTTGCCATCGACCTCGGCACGGCCAACACCCTCGTCTTTGCCGCGGGCAAGGGCATCATCGTCAACGAGCCCTCCATCATCGCCGTCAACAAGGTCACCAACGAAGTTGAGGCCGTCGGCAAAGAGGCTAAGGAAATGCTCGGCCGGACCCCCGGCAACATCGTCGCCATCAAGCCCATGAAGGACGGCGTCATCGCCGACTTCCGCCACACCGAGAAGATGCTGAACTACTTCATCCAGAAGGCGCACAACCGCAAGATGATGGTGCACCCCCGCATCGTCATCGGCGTGCCCTCTGAGATCACCCAGGTAGAAAAGCGAGCCGTCATGGACTCCGCCTACCGCGCCAAGGCCTCCGAAGTTCACCTCGTTGAACAGGCCATGGTCGCCGCCATCGGCGCCGGCCTTCCCATCACCGAGCCCGGCGGAAACATGGTCGTTGACATCGGTGGAGGCACAACCGACATCGCCGTCATCTCGCTCGCCGGAATCGTCTACTCCCGCTCCGTCCGCATGGCCGGCAACCAGATGGACGAGGCCGTCATCACCTACCTCAAGCGCAAGTACAACCTCCTCATCGGCGAGCGCACCGGCGAGCAGATCAAGATGCAACTCGGCTCCGCCTACCCGCTCGACAAGCCGCTCTCGATGGAGGTCAAGGGCCGCAACCTCATCGAGGGCGTACCCAAGACCATCACTATCGACGACTCCGAGATCCGCGAAGCCCTCTCAGAGTGCATTGCCACAATCATCAACGCCATTCGAGTTGCCCTCGAGCGCACCCCGCCCGAGCTCTCCGCCGACATCTCCGACCGCGGTATCGTCCTCACCGGCGGCGGCGCCCTCATCAAGAACCTCGACCGCCGCATCCGCGAAGAAACCGGCCTGCCCGTCTCGATCGCCGACGACCCCCTGGCCTCCGTCGTCCTCGGAACCGGCAAAATGCTCTCCGACTTCAAACTCCTGCGCAAGATCTCCATCGACTAA